The following coding sequences are from one Eublepharis macularius isolate TG4126 chromosome 19, MPM_Emac_v1.0, whole genome shotgun sequence window:
- the BGN gene encoding biglycan produces the protein MDHLLLLFPLLGLATSSIPFAQKGFWDFSMDDAQAVAPEEEEASGIFPTSGGAEAEDVFPFFPGLCPFGCHCQLRVVQCSDLGLKEVPKELSPDTSLLDLQNNQITELRKDDFKGLHHLYALVLVNNKISKIHPKAFSPLHKLQKLYISKNNLVEIPPNLPSSLVELRIHDNRIKKISKDVFNGLNSMNCIEMGGNPLENSGFEPGAFDGLKLNYLRISEAKLTGIPKDLPETLHELHLDHNKIQAIELEDLISYSKLYRLGLGHNNIRMIENGSLAFLPILRELHLDNNKLSRVPPGLPDLKFLQVVYLHSNNITKIGVNEFCPIGFGVKRASYHGISLFGNPVPYWEVQPATFRCATDRLAIQFGNYKK, from the exons ATGGACCACCTTCTGCTCCTGTTCCCCCTCTTGGGTCTGGCGACCAGCAGCATCCCCTTTGCACAGAAAGGCTTCTGGGATTTCTCCATGGACGATGCCCAAGCCGTCGCCCCAGAGGAGGAAGAGGCTTCAGGGATCTTCCCTACTTCAGGGGGTGCCGAGGCTGAAGACGTGTTCCCTTTCTTTCCAGGCCTCTGTCCCTTTGGCTGCCATTGCCAACTAAGGGTGGTGCAGTGCTCCGATCTGG GCCTCAAGGAAGTGCCCAAAGAACTTTCACCAGACACGAGTTTGCTGGACCTGCAGAACAACCAGATTACAGAACTTCGCAAAGATGACTTTAAAGGGCTGCACCACTTATAC GCCCTGGTACTGGTTAACAATAAGATCTCCAAGATCCACCCCAAAGCCTTCAGTCCCCTGCACAAGCTTCAGAAACTCTACATCTCCAAGAACAACCTGGTGGAGATTCCTCCTAACCTGCCCAGCTCCTTGGTTGAACTCCGCATCCATGACAATAGGATCAAGAAGATCTCCAAGGATGTCTTCAATGGGCTCAACAGCATGAACTGCATTG AGATGGGTGGGAACCCCCTAGAGAACAGCGGGTTTGAACCTGGAGCCTTTGACGGCTTGAAGCTCAACTACCTGcgaatctcagaagcaaagctcACCGGGATACCCAAAG atcTGCCTGAAACCCTGCATGAGTTACATCTGGACCACAACAAGATCCAAGCAATCGAATTGGAGGACCTGATCAGCTACTCCAAACTCTACAG GCTGGGTCTGGGGCACAACAACATCCGCATGATTGAGAACGGCAGCCTGGCTTTCTTGCCTATCCTCCGCGAGCTGCACCTGGATAACAACAAGCTGTCACGGGTCCCTCCTGGGCTGCCTGATCTTAAGTTTCTGCAG GTTGTGTACCTTCACTCCAACAACATTACAAAGATCGGAGTGAATGAATTCTGCCCTATTGGCTTCGGGGTCAAGCGTGCCTCCTACCACGGCATCAGCCTCTTCGGCAATCCCGTGCCATACTGGGAGGTCCAACCGGCAACCTTCCGTTGTGCCACCGACCGCCTGGCCATCCAGTTTGGAAACtacaaaaaataa